The genomic region GGCATCCGCCCTCTTCATGGGAAATGGCTGGGTAATTCCCTCCAATTCCCTGGTTACTTTGCTGTTTGCAGGTAACCAAGACTTTGGAGGGACCAATTTCAGCCTGAGCAACGGAACAGCTTCCAAAGGCTGAGCAGGGAGCTCTCAGGGCAGTGGGTCTATTGTGAGTGGCACTGGGCAAGTCAATTGCCTGTTCCCTGTGTGGCTGCCAGGGGTGGGAGGGCAGTGCTATGCGAGGTGTGTGGGGTCCACACCCGGGGGCTATTTTATGAACTGTTTCAGGTTGTCTTGGACACTTGATGAATGTCTGTGCagcattcctttttgttttttttgactgcacttggtctgagttgcagcatgcaagacctttagttatggcatgtggcatctaggtacaccaccagagatcaaacccaagccccctgcattggggttgcaaagtcttagccactggaccagggaagtcctcctgagcagtattttaaaatctgattttgtttgttcttcataTAGTGATTGAAATGATGTGTGTTGAATCTAAAAATATGGGCTTTGTGTTGTTCCTTTATGGCATTTttatagtaattattattattttttaccaaTGTGTGATGGATGGGAAGTAAAATATGTTCCTTCACCACAGGGATTTATTTTAGAAGCCCCATTCATATTCAAGCAGGAGGGGTTTTAGTCATTTTCAAGCCTAAAACCCAAGAGGAACAGAAATTGAACAGGGAAACCATACAGAATGAAAATTCTAGATTGAGAAGCTTCCATGCCTCCAACCCTTGACTTGAAAACAGAGGGGACCCCACGTGTGCCCATTGTCCTTGTGGCACCTGCCCTAAGgcacttccattttacagaaggtgAAGTTCAGTGCCGAAATGTGGCGTGAACAAGGCACTAGGTTTGTCAGGGGTTAACATTTCCATCCAGAAACCAAGTCTCTACTTCTAGCCCAATCCCTCACTGAAGCCCTGGTCAAGTCAAAGAAAACAGTCAGAATAAAGCCAAccacttttattatcattttgtattttagaggacaaaaaaaaaaaaaaaaagagggatgtAACAAACGGGTcaggttgtatttttttttaaaaaaagatgcaggtttgtACACGTTGTTCTATTTACACCAGGGAGCAGGCTCTCCCCGCCTTCAGGCGCAGCAGCTGCACTTGTCGGAGGCGCCTTTGCAGATGCAGCCCTGGGCACACTTGGCACAGCCCACggggcagcaggagcagcagcctgggggagggagaagggcgGCAGTGATGAGCGCTCAGGACAGCCGGTTAAGAAGCCTTCCCGCCCTCCCGGGTGGAGGCGCCACCTTCCCTGGGGAAGGGGCACCCACTCCGCTATTTAAATTCCCCTCCAGTGGtgtaggggtttccctggtggctcagacggtaaagaatcctcctgcgagGGCGGGGGGTGTGGTGCTGGGCGCGGGGAGTGGGGCCCGTGAGGGGCAGGCATAGAGAAAATCCCACTTACTCTTCTTGCAGGAGGTGCACTTGCAGTCTTTGCATTTACAGGAGCCGGCACACGTGCAGGATTCACCTGCCAGGAGAGAGGCAAGAACGGCCCCTGGAGAACCGAACGCGGGCATTCGGGCTCGCAGCCCGAGTTTGACTCCCAATTCCACAACCAGTTCGTGGGAACCTGGGCGAGCCACGAACTCGAATCGCCTTATCGGTCAAACGGGGTCTCCTAGTTGAACTCAGAGAAGAGGGTACACCGAAACCCTTTCGAAAGGGGCAAACAGTGCCCTGAAAGTGAGTGATGAGGAGTCAAGAGATTCTCCTCTAGCTCTGCGATGGACACCCAGCCCCAGACCAGAGGTTCTTACCTGCGGTGCAGGAGCAGTTGGGGTCCATGGCGAGCTGAAGCGGAGGCTGGGGTCCGGAGACGGCAGAGCAAAGGATGGCGAGGATGTCGAAGGGGCGTGCTGGAGCGGAGCCGGCGGTGGGCTGCCTTTATAGCGGAAAGGAGCTGGGGCGAGTGCAAAAACCCTCCGGGGCCGGGCGCTGCCTGCACCCGCCCCGCGCTGAGTCACTGGCGGGCCGCGCGGCTCCCCGGGCTGTGCACACGGGCCACCAGGCATCAGTTCCCAGAAGCCGCCTTACGTGCTCCAGGGCGATGGAGAAGCGGGCCGGGCGCAGAGCGGCGAACACCGCGTGCCGGGCGGCCCGGGCCGTGGGCCGAGCCCCCGGCCCCTGCCCTCGGCGTGTGCAGAGTTTCCGCCACCGccttcccttcccccagctctcccgcccctcccctccccctgccccctgctctgTACCCTGTGTTTGCCCGGGCCTGAATCGTTTAGAGAGTTGATCCTGAGGATcctgttcacttcagttcagtcgctcagtcgtgtcctacctttgcgacctcatggactgcagcattccaggcctccctgtccatcaccaactccatcaccaacactcaaactcgtgtccattgagtcggtgatgccatccagctcgGATGGAAAAATCGGTTGGAACCCAGGACAGATTACAGAAAACTTTTTGTACCTGTCAAGGCTTTAAAATAGCAccagctcagggctggtgcactggaaagacccagagggatgggatgggaggggggtgggaggggggatcgggatggggaacacatgtaaatccatggctgattcatgtccatgtatggcaaaaaccaccacaatatggtaaagtaattagcctccaactaataaaaataaatgaaaaaaaaaaaaaagacaactcaaaaataaaataaaataaaattgtgtacCCTCGTACTGAATCTGTGGGGTGATTATTAATGTTGTACTGTAGATGCCATGGGGGAGTCAGTAAGTCTGTTATGCAGGagctctcatttaatcctccagtCAACCCTGTGAGGTAAGGACTATTCCTCATTCGCATTTTAGAGTatgaaggcccagagaggttaagtaactttcccgaggtcacagagctagtgagtggcagagccTGGTGATTCAAATCAGTGGGCCCCACAGATGCTGAAGTCCCTCTAAGGGTAGACATCACCACCAGGTCTGACCAAGGGCCAATAAATCACAAGCTTTGTGCTCCGGGAACTCAGAGTCACGGGGCAGCCTCACCGGGGCACGGGGAAAGTAATACCAGGGTCGCGGCTAGGATGGAGGCAGGGGGAACTGAGTTGGGAGACCCAGCCCAACCTGGGTGGAGATGGGCAAGCACCTTGGGCTTGAGGGTGAGAAAGTCTTCTCCAGgcaggggaggagaaaggaattgTGTGCCAGCGCCTGGAAGAAGCAACTGGATGGAAAGTTGGCACCGCCTTGGGACATTGGGAAGGGAAAACTCCACAAGAAAGTTCTTCCCCAGTGGATGCGGAGGGGAAGTGGGGAGGTGGTGTCCAAATTCCTCTCTGCGGAGACACATCCTGCTCCCTTGCTGGCACATGTCTGAATACTAAGCAACGGATCTTAGATCATCCTGCCCCAGAGCGAGTCATCGGAGGACTGGGTTACTGGAAAGTTCCTAGGGGCTTAAAGGATGCTATTTGCTGCAGTGGGGAGTTCAGTGAGGTGGTGGGCAGAGGACAGGCTGTCCTTGGAGCATTTACTGTAAAGTCCTGTGGAAATATCTTCACAGCTCAGCTCAAACATCACTTCCTGCTGGGAGCCCATCCTGACCCTAAGCACCTAGGTCAGCTAGGTGCCCGTGGAACATGCTGGTAAACAGcctgttcttttccttcctggCGCTTTCCATGTCTGCAATGTGTTGGAACATGTGTGATTTTGAGATCTGTGTCTGGGTCCCTCCACCCTTGCCTCCGCTGAAAACATCAAGAGAACTCACTGCCCCTGATATGTGTCTACGGCAGTCAGCCCAGGGCCAAGTTTACGGTAggcccttaataaatatttgtcaaatcaaTTAATGAGGGTAAATCCATCCATGTGTCCTCCCTTCCCAGCCTCTCTTCCCCCCAGCATTAGGGCTGATTACAAAATGATAGTAAAAAACTGTTTTTCACCACTCTGGGACCTGTGTGGTCACTCAGAAACGCCAAGCAGGGCAGGAAAGTTGAACTGTCAGAAGGACTTAATTCTAATGCTCACTGAACCACTCACAGGCTAAGTGACCTTGGGGCTGTTATGGGTCAGggctccccacaccccaccctgagcatcagtttgctcatctgtcaaATGATTACATTGTACTAGAATTGGAGGCTCACATATAACACCCTCTGATTTGAGAGCCAAGGTCTCAGAAATCTCACTGTGTctggcagccccatggaccgaGAGCATGGAAGGGCCGCTGTTTGGATGGTGGGcagattttgttgttatttacatgtacatgtacattACATGCAAAATTCCAGATCTCTAATAAGCCAGACAGTCACTTGTTCACTCAGGGGAAACAGTCCGACTCTATGAGGAAGACAATAAAGCTTGTTTTGGCCCTGAAAAGTGTTGAATCAAGCCCTGGGTTTGGGCCATCTGTGTTGGCAGTAAAATTTGTTTTCAGGTCGAAGCTGTCTCGCTTGAGTCATTTTGACTCTGTGAGGGAAGGGATGACCAATCAACAAAGGTGAAGGGCAGCCCAGGCCCAGCTTTGCTCATCTCTGTACTCCTGAAAGCCTCATTGTGTTGGGGGGACAGGGGTGGAGAGGAAGAGTGCCTGCCCTCCTCACATGGTAGGAAGTGAGGAAAATGAAGCCAAGTGGTGTAAAATGAGAAGTGTTAAATGCAGATTTGGTGGGAGTCATCAGTGTGAGGCAATGGTGTGGCCTTAGCCTCCATTAATAGAACTATGACATGTAGAATGAAGCGTACTTCTACTGCTGAGTCATCCATTCATCCTTCCCCTATGATAGTATTCTTAGCCTTCCTTTGTAGAATCGCTCTTTCCTACTCTTAGTCCAT from Muntiacus reevesi chromosome 2, mMunRee1.1, whole genome shotgun sequence harbors:
- the LOC136158680 gene encoding metallothionein-2 yields the protein MDPNCSCTAGESCTCAGSCKCKDCKCTSCKKSCCSCCPVGCAKCAQGCICKGASDKCSCCA